From Deltaproteobacteria bacterium, one genomic window encodes:
- a CDS encoding RNA polymerase sigma factor, with protein sequence MTRDALGVAMERYARGDASAFGEVHDALSPKLDAFLTAQTRNRHLAEDLRQQTFLQVHKHRARFKPGAAVETWVFAIARRLLIDLFRRSKLDARLPITDAPSPERPDDLACARQVGRFVAETVDRLPENQRVAFEMLKGEGCSLVETAQALGTSVTAVKLRVHRAYVALRGVLRECA encoded by the coding sequence ATGACCCGCGACGCCCTCGGCGTGGCCATGGAGAGGTATGCCCGCGGAGACGCCTCCGCCTTTGGCGAGGTGCACGACGCGCTGTCGCCAAAGCTGGACGCGTTCCTCACTGCACAGACGCGCAACCGGCACCTGGCCGAAGATCTGCGCCAGCAGACCTTCCTGCAGGTGCACAAGCACCGCGCGCGCTTCAAGCCCGGCGCAGCCGTGGAGACCTGGGTCTTCGCGATCGCGCGGCGGCTGCTGATCGATCTGTTTCGCCGGAGCAAGTTGGACGCTCGATTGCCCATCACCGATGCGCCGTCGCCCGAGCGCCCGGACGATCTCGCCTGCGCGCGGCAGGTGGGCCGGTTCGTGGCGGAGACGGTCGACCGGCTACCGGAGAACCAGCGGGTGGCCTTCGAGATGCTGAAGGGCGAGGGCTGCTCGCTGGTGGAGACCGCCCAGGCTCTCGGGACGAGCGTCACCGCGGTGAAGTTGCGGGTTCACCGGGCGTACGTGGCACTGCGCGGGGTCCTTCGCGAATGCGCGTGA
- a CDS encoding GHKL domain-containing protein, which translates to MSNLAALILLFAGLNVVNVLVSGLLWFEHRTPLHRAFVLMWCGSVLSLAANGLVTGPLLPLAALGPTFFMNLNLADIIRRAVGLPPTSRLHLSLFAVSTVLCLAFTVAHAPFWMVSLPVVIALALPLFHIAVRAVRARGWGRLSLTARAVIVTATAIGLHELDYPFLRLDPRFAPLGFVFAITLAFALSIGVPAVILEATSAEVRRLQAEAIQTERLAALGEAAAVVAHEVRNPLATLTNITQLLRQEAGRSERAENLLSMQQSEVSRLDRLVEDLLSFTRPLQPRLASVELTDLIRSVTALAEPRAAAARVRLEVDPGPQQQLHADVDQLHMALGNVLQNAIEASPQDGCVRVQVNRLDGQLSLRVEDEGAGVPAELLARVFEPFFTTRAQGSGLGLAITKRIMKAHGGEVRVTNLSQRGARFELVFGPESQLEVSRRSGGTAG; encoded by the coding sequence ATGAGCAACCTGGCGGCGCTGATCCTCCTGTTCGCCGGTCTCAACGTGGTGAACGTGCTCGTGTCGGGCCTGCTCTGGTTCGAGCACCGGACCCCGCTGCACCGCGCCTTCGTGCTGATGTGGTGCGGGTCGGTGCTCTCGCTGGCGGCAAACGGGCTCGTGACCGGGCCTTTGCTGCCGCTGGCGGCGCTCGGGCCCACGTTCTTCATGAACCTGAACCTCGCCGACATCATCCGGCGGGCGGTGGGGTTGCCCCCGACGTCGCGGCTTCACCTGAGCCTGTTCGCCGTGTCGACGGTGCTCTGTCTCGCCTTCACGGTCGCGCATGCGCCGTTCTGGATGGTCAGCCTGCCGGTGGTGATCGCCCTCGCGTTGCCGCTGTTTCACATCGCCGTGCGCGCGGTGCGCGCCCGGGGCTGGGGCCGGCTCTCCCTGACCGCGCGCGCGGTGATCGTGACCGCCACGGCCATCGGCCTCCACGAGCTCGACTATCCCTTTCTCCGGCTGGACCCGCGCTTCGCCCCGCTGGGCTTCGTGTTCGCCATCACCCTGGCGTTCGCGCTCTCCATCGGCGTGCCCGCGGTGATCCTCGAGGCCACCAGCGCCGAGGTGCGCCGGCTGCAAGCGGAGGCGATCCAGACCGAGCGGCTGGCGGCGCTGGGCGAGGCGGCGGCCGTGGTGGCCCACGAGGTCCGCAATCCGCTGGCCACCCTGACCAACATCACCCAGCTCTTGCGGCAGGAGGCCGGGCGCTCGGAGCGCGCGGAGAACCTGCTCTCGATGCAGCAGAGCGAGGTCAGCCGGTTGGATCGGCTGGTGGAGGATCTCCTGTCCTTCACCCGGCCGCTCCAGCCGCGACTGGCCAGCGTGGAGCTCACCGACCTCATCCGCAGCGTGACCGCGCTGGCCGAGCCTCGCGCCGCGGCAGCCCGGGTGCGCCTCGAGGTGGATCCCGGGCCCCAGCAGCAGCTCCACGCCGACGTCGATCAGCTGCACATGGCGCTGGGGAACGTGCTCCAGAACGCGATCGAGGCCTCGCCGCAAGATGGGTGCGTGCGCGTGCAGGTGAACCGGCTCGACGGCCAGCTCAGCTTGCGCGTCGAGGACGAAGGCGCCGGCGTCCCCGCCGAGCTGCTGGCGCGGGTGTTCGAGCCCTTCTTCACCACGCGCGCGCAGGGGAGTGGGCTCGGGCTGGCGATCACCAAGCGGATCATGAAGGCGCACGGCGGCGAGGTGCGGGTCACGAACCTGAGCCAGCGGGGCGCGCGGTTCGAGCTGGTGTTTGGACCCGAATCGCAGCTCGAGGTCTCGCGGCGCTCGGGTGGGACTGCGGGGTAG
- a CDS encoding SDR family NAD(P)-dependent oxidoreductase, with amino-acid sequence MSSQKSALIVGASRGLGLAIVEELLARGWSVIGTCRQGKPTPLHAVENERLAIETVDITRDDEIAALRSRLQGKSLDVLFVNAGVANAKGMGETVGEIAPDEFVKVMVTNALAPMRALEQLTANVGEGGVVGAMSSGQGSLTDNVRGGNDVYRASKAALNMLMRSFSVRHPDKAHLLLAPGWVQTDMGGAGARFTIAEVIKDLVDTLVAQQGRNGLHYVDRFDKPVNW; translated from the coding sequence ATGTCGTCGCAGAAATCGGCGCTCATCGTCGGAGCCTCGCGCGGGCTCGGTCTCGCCATCGTCGAGGAGCTCCTCGCCCGCGGCTGGAGTGTCATCGGGACGTGCCGCCAGGGGAAACCCACGCCCCTGCACGCGGTCGAGAACGAGCGGCTCGCCATTGAAACCGTCGACATCACCCGTGACGACGAGATCGCGGCGCTCAGGTCGCGCCTGCAGGGGAAGTCGCTCGACGTCCTCTTCGTCAACGCCGGCGTGGCGAACGCGAAGGGAATGGGCGAGACGGTCGGCGAGATCGCGCCCGACGAATTCGTCAAAGTGATGGTCACCAACGCGCTCGCGCCGATGCGCGCGCTCGAGCAGCTCACGGCGAACGTGGGCGAAGGCGGCGTGGTGGGCGCGATGTCCTCCGGGCAAGGCAGCCTCACCGACAACGTGCGCGGCGGAAACGACGTCTATCGCGCCAGCAAAGCCGCCTTGAACATGCTGATGCGCAGCTTCTCCGTGCGTCACCCGGACAAGGCGCACCTGCTCCTGGCGCCGGGCTGGGTGCAGACGGACATGGGCGGCGCGGGCGCGAGGTTCACGATCGCCGAGGTCATCAAAGACCTCGTCGACACGCTCGTCGCGCAGCAGGGACGCAACGGGCTCCACTACGTCGACCGCTTCGACAAGCCGGTGAATTGGTAA
- a CDS encoding SEC-C domain-containing protein, with the protein MEGVTLFGLAPTSRYLWAAKPGRNAPCWCGSGKRYKKCHDPELPADSCIQTRSSPCVRRQRRAVVSAVGRWVGGRRENWAPRGFTGHAVDGKRMWWRDQGGLRVSRSRLHLYGVELHLPDGRELHLVGGWRRWRWLRPERLALLPQPEHVQRLLPGLVQCELQGRQHLHPDDG; encoded by the coding sequence ATGGAGGGCGTCACTCTATTCGGCCTCGCGCCGACGTCGAGGTACCTGTGGGCCGCCAAGCCTGGCCGCAACGCCCCCTGCTGGTGCGGGAGCGGCAAGAGGTACAAGAAGTGCCACGACCCGGAGCTGCCCGCCGACTCCTGCATCCAGACCCGGTCTTCGCCATGTGTACGAAGGCAGCGGCGCGCGGTCGTATCTGCAGTGGGCCGGTGGGTTGGAGGTCGACGTGAGAACTGGGCTCCTCGTGGTTTCACTGGCCATGCTGTCGACGGCAAGCGGATGTGGTGGCGCGACCAAGGCGGGCTCCGCGTGTCCCGGTCCCGCTTGCACCTGTACGGCGTCGAGCTGCACCTGCCAGACGGGCGCGAGCTGCACCTGGTCGGGGGGTGGCGGAGATGGCGGTGGCTCCGGCCAGAGCGCCTCGCTCTCCTGCCTCAGCCAGAACACGTGCAGCGGCTCCTGCCAGGGCTCGTGCAGTGCGAGCTGCAAGGACGGCAGCACCTGCACCCTGACGATGGGTGA
- a CDS encoding PAS domain S-box protein, with the protein MTEGNVTTQLIEAALERAPLGICLFDPRGAFLHANAAATRILGMSIEELRSGKPRADWKLTHYSGQAIRVTSLPHHKALATGEPQCAELRLGTNGQERIILVSAFPLRGPDGSTLGVASYFTEVTEEERSKEAAARANASFKQFVERSPDAIVLHRNGKVLFANEATLRGLGFEKQDEIVGRSTAELTHPDDRAAVTARIRDMMEKGHPAPLREERFLGRDGRVFAADTFAMPVVYDGQLAIMAIGHDASERKQLLEDQRLLRAAAQHHAAELQAILDNVTSGVIVFDLTGRITLANRATESVLGIELPQLEDERVGTILERIKMRDLEGNPVSFAQSPLRAALQGQVLENVVILAQNPRSGRDVWLSFSAAPIRDGPGSVVAAVAIIRDVTQLVHLDRLKDQFIRIVAHELRTPVAVMKVSAEMVGRVRTPEARQRGMEGINRGVERIERVVDEMIDAQQLIMGRMELHPEPIELRELLQSRVAKLALSHPRHPLHVVGPPLRVQGDPERIRQVVDRLLDNAVRYSPEGGPVDVSLERAGASAVVSVEDHGVGIPKERQDRIFRRFFRAHAGTREDYGGLGLGLSICSEIVERHGGRMWFESEEGVGSSFHFSLPMEHEGEAAGHRA; encoded by the coding sequence ATGACCGAGGGCAACGTCACCACCCAGCTGATCGAAGCGGCTCTCGAGCGCGCGCCACTCGGCATCTGCCTCTTCGACCCGCGTGGCGCGTTCCTGCACGCCAACGCGGCGGCCACCCGAATCCTGGGGATGTCCATCGAAGAGCTCCGCTCTGGCAAGCCCAGGGCCGACTGGAAGCTCACCCACTACAGCGGCCAGGCGATCCGGGTCACGAGCCTGCCCCATCACAAGGCGCTCGCCACGGGCGAGCCACAGTGCGCCGAGCTGCGTCTTGGCACCAACGGCCAGGAGCGAATCATCCTCGTCAGCGCCTTTCCGCTCCGGGGCCCCGACGGCTCGACGCTGGGCGTCGCCTCCTACTTCACCGAGGTCACCGAGGAGGAGCGGAGCAAGGAAGCGGCAGCGCGCGCCAACGCCAGCTTCAAGCAATTCGTGGAGCGAAGCCCAGATGCGATCGTGCTTCACCGGAACGGCAAGGTGCTCTTTGCGAACGAGGCCACGCTGCGCGGGCTCGGGTTCGAGAAGCAGGATGAGATCGTCGGGCGCTCCACCGCAGAGCTCACCCACCCCGACGACCGCGCTGCGGTGACGGCGCGCATCCGCGACATGATGGAGAAGGGCCACCCGGCCCCACTCCGCGAGGAGCGCTTCCTCGGCCGCGACGGGCGGGTGTTCGCGGCCGACACCTTTGCCATGCCCGTGGTCTACGACGGCCAGCTCGCCATCATGGCCATCGGCCACGATGCTTCGGAGCGCAAGCAGCTGCTGGAGGACCAGCGGTTGCTCCGAGCCGCGGCCCAACATCACGCCGCTGAGCTCCAGGCGATCCTCGACAACGTCACGAGCGGGGTGATCGTTTTCGACCTCACCGGGCGCATCACCCTGGCCAATCGCGCCACCGAAAGCGTCCTGGGTATCGAGCTGCCGCAGCTCGAAGACGAGCGCGTGGGCACCATCCTCGAGCGCATCAAGATGAGGGACCTCGAGGGCAACCCCGTGTCGTTCGCGCAGAGCCCGCTCCGGGCCGCGCTCCAGGGGCAGGTCCTCGAGAACGTCGTGATCCTCGCTCAGAACCCGCGGTCCGGACGCGATGTCTGGCTGAGCTTCAGCGCCGCGCCCATCCGCGACGGCCCCGGTTCGGTGGTCGCGGCGGTGGCCATCATCCGCGACGTCACCCAGCTGGTGCATCTCGATCGGCTCAAGGACCAGTTCATCCGCATCGTGGCTCACGAGCTGCGCACGCCGGTGGCCGTGATGAAGGTATCGGCCGAGATGGTCGGGCGGGTGCGCACGCCGGAGGCGAGGCAGCGGGGCATGGAGGGCATCAACCGCGGCGTGGAACGCATCGAGCGCGTCGTCGATGAGATGATCGATGCGCAACAGCTGATCATGGGTCGCATGGAGCTGCACCCGGAGCCCATCGAGCTTCGGGAATTGCTCCAGTCGCGGGTGGCGAAGCTGGCGCTCTCCCACCCACGCCACCCGCTGCACGTCGTGGGTCCGCCGCTCCGGGTCCAGGGGGATCCCGAGCGGATCCGGCAGGTGGTGGATCGACTCCTCGACAACGCCGTCCGGTACTCGCCCGAGGGTGGCCCGGTCGACGTCTCGCTGGAACGCGCGGGCGCCAGCGCCGTGGTGTCCGTCGAGGACCATGGCGTGGGCATCCCGAAGGAAAGACAGGACCGGATCTTCCGCCGCTTCTTTCGCGCCCACGCGGGCACCCGCGAAGACTACGGTGGACTTGGCCTGGGGCTCTCCATCTGCAGCGAGATCGTCGAGCGACACGGCGGTCGAATGTGGTTCGAGAGCGAGGAAGGCGTGGGCAGCAGTTTCCACTTCAGCTTGCCGATGGAGCACGAGGGCGAAGCAGCGGGGCACCGGGCGTGA
- a CDS encoding isoprenylcysteine carboxylmethyltransferase family protein: MTKLKAIAASYAGVLLFASFVFLGAWKVAYWQGWLYVVLALVGATLSQALLPKGSDLTVERARDAGAGQSWDKRLMGANLLVSLVTFVVAGADSGRFGWSGRVPMWVTLVGVALMLSGQTLFAVAKRQNRFFSSTVRVQTERGHRVCDTGLYRYLRHPGYLGMLLSLLAFPLVMNSYWAFVPTAVCAALLITRTAIEDRVLKNDLAGYAEYASRTRWRLLPGVF, encoded by the coding sequence ATGACGAAGCTCAAGGCCATCGCGGCGAGCTACGCGGGCGTCCTGCTCTTCGCGAGCTTCGTGTTCCTCGGCGCGTGGAAGGTCGCGTACTGGCAGGGTTGGCTCTACGTGGTGCTCGCGCTGGTTGGAGCGACGCTGAGTCAGGCGCTCCTTCCCAAAGGCTCGGACCTCACGGTGGAGCGGGCTCGGGATGCCGGCGCCGGGCAATCCTGGGACAAGCGCCTGATGGGCGCGAACCTCCTGGTGAGCCTCGTGACCTTCGTGGTCGCTGGCGCCGACTCGGGTCGGTTCGGTTGGTCGGGCCGCGTGCCGATGTGGGTCACGCTTGTCGGCGTCGCCCTGATGCTCTCGGGGCAGACGCTGTTCGCCGTGGCGAAGCGGCAGAATCGGTTCTTCTCGAGCACCGTGCGCGTCCAGACCGAGCGCGGTCATCGCGTGTGCGACACCGGGCTGTACCGCTACCTCCGACACCCCGGCTATCTCGGGATGCTCCTGTCGCTGCTCGCGTTCCCGCTGGTGATGAACTCGTACTGGGCCTTCGTTCCCACCGCTGTCTGCGCGGCACTCCTGATCACTCGGACGGCGATCGAGGATCGCGTGCTGAAGAATGACCTGGCCGGCTATGCCGAGTACGCGAGCCGGACGAGGTGGCGCTTGCTGCCGGGCGTGTTCTGA